A genomic window from Purpureocillium takamizusanense chromosome 2, complete sequence includes:
- a CDS encoding uncharacterized protein (TransMembrane:5 (o47-67i79-96o108-125i137-156o176-198i)~EggNog:ENOG503P09C~COG:T) yields the protein MGYRQWNFDIDRYLNPLVPSPPWRHLPYPVAYWFGYRKGKPRDMGNLVPVFWAFIGVFAAILMIEAVSRRVPSFEHKGVPMIVGSFGAAAVLEFYSIEAPLAQPRNAIVGQLIAAIIGVSVGKLFQLSDRFDDIQWVGGALSCASATALMALTKTVHPPAGATALLAVVDANLIRVGWFLIPVMMLGCALMLGVALLVNNVERRFPMYWWTPEDLRQSKPAFVRRKSDEEMNVAAGGAEKEAAAGDASHRTAVSDGDGEDSSTQRDQDERGDDGDVDSDGNRVLFKRVGRPHQHAGEVVIRPGQVIVPEHMFLTQEEEQLLESMSYRL from the exons ATGGGCTACCGCCAGTGGAATTTCGACATCGACCGCTACCTCAACCCGctcgtgccgtcgccgccatggcgacacCTGCCCTACCCCGTCGCCTACTGGTTCGGCTACCGCAAGGGCAAGCCGCGCGACATGGGCAACCTGGTACCCGTCTTCTGGGCCTTCATCGGAGTCTTTGCCGCCATCCTCATGATCGAGGCCGTGTCGCGGCGCGTCCCGTCGTTTGAGCACAAAGGCGTGCCCATGATCGTGGGGTCATTT GGTGCCGCTGCAGTGCTCGAATTCTATTCGATCGAGGCTCCGCTCGCGCAGCCTCGcaacgccatcgtcggccagctcatcgccgccatcattGGCGTCAGCGTCGGCAAGCTGTTCCAACTCAGCGACAGGTTTGATGACATCCagtgggtgggcggcgccctgtcgtgcgcctcggcgacggccctcATGGCCCTGACCAAGACGGTGcatccgcccgccggcgcgacggcgctgTTGGCCGTGGTGGACGCCAATCTCATCCGCGTCGGCTGGTTCCTCATCCCCGTCATGATGCTCGGCTGCGCTCTCATGCTGGGCGTCGCCCTGCTGGTTAACAACGTCGAGCGCCGCTTCCCCATGTACTGGTGGACGCCCGAGGACCTGCGTCAGTCCAAGCCGGCCTTTGTGCGCCGCAAGTCGGATGAGGAGATGAAcgtggccgccgggggggcggaaaaggaggccgccgccggggacgccAGCCATCGCACCGCCGTaagcgacggcgacggcgaggataGCAGCACCCAGCGGGACCAGGACGAACggggcgatgacggcgatgtCGACTCGGACGGGAACCGCGTCTTGTTTAAGAGAGTAggccgcccgcaccagcacgccggcgaggtggtgaTCAGGCCGGGACAGGTGATTGTGCCGGAACACATGTTTTTGacgcaggaggaggagcagcttCTTGAGTCGATGAGTTACAGGTTATGA
- a CDS encoding uncharacterized protein (COG:H~EggNog:ENOG503NZDJ), translating to MDEEKKKTDCLRREIAERERELAELRARLAGAESEEKERTGDQGRHARQPTADGDEDDDGDGGQHGGNGNGSGGMPWRWPLEEHEYERYGRQMIVPGFGLQAQLRLKKSRVLIVGAGGLGCPAAAYLAGAGVGTLGLIDADTVEVSNLHRQIAHGTSRVGMSKVLSAITYLRELNPTITYRSHEEHLTPLNARAIVSQYDLVLDSTDHPTSRYLVSDACVLLGRPLVSASAFQTSGQLVALNSPPGRGPCYRCVFPRPPPPESVVGCGEGGIVGPVVGVMGVLQALEAIRIICSGGGLNGEEGKKPAAAAAAADDATAAAAHKADSETTKEQRQQHRNKPAEHRLLIFSAMGSDGPSFRSVRMKGRRADCFACSDKRGLSLEFLETSADYVQFCGVAQPVSLLAPHERVSVDEYQSQMRIAAEGPHLLVDVRPAEQFSLGSIPGAVNVPISRFNRGEPLPELEDAVERGVPVYFLCRVGNDSQIATRKFKDQLARGHGEGEAFVGDVAGGLKAWRDAYDSTMPFI from the exons atggacgaggagaagaagaagacggacTGCCTGCGCAGAGAGATTGCCGAGCGGGAGAGGGAGCTCGCGGAGCTCCGGGCGCGGCTCGCCGGGGCGGAATCCgaagagaaggagaggaCAGGGGACCAAGGGCGGCATGCTAGGCAGCCCACGGCGGAtggtgatgaagatgatgacggggacggcggccagcacggcggcaacggtaacggcagcggcggcatgccATGGCGGTGGCCTCTCGAGGAGCACGAGTACGAGCGGTACGGACGGCAGATGATTGTGCCAGGCTTTGGTCTACAAG CGCAGCTCAGACTCAAGAAGAGCCGGGTGCTCAtcgtgggcgccggcggcctgggctgTCCCGCAGCCGCGtacctcgccggcgcgggcgtcggcacgttgggcctcatcgacgccgacacggTGGAGGTGTCGAATCTGCATCGGCAGATTGCGCACGGCACGTCGCGCGTAGGGATGAGCAAGGTACTGAGCGCCATTACGTATCTGCGCGA ACTCAACCCCACCATCACCTACCGCAGCCACGAGGAGCACCTCACGCCGCTCaacgcccgcgccatcgtctcgcAGTATGACCTCGTGCTTGACAGCACCGACCACCCCACGTCGCGGTACCTCGTGTCGGACGCGTGcgtcctgctcggccgcccgctcgtctCCGCCTCAGCCTTCCAGACGTcgggccagctcgtcgccctcaacagcccgcccggccgcgggcCCTGCTACCGCTGTGTcttcccccgcccgcccccgcccgagagcgtcgtcggctgcggcgagggcggcatcgtggggcccgtcgtcggcgtcatgggcgtgCTGCAGGCCCTTGAGGCTATCCGGATCATCTGCtcaggcggcgggctcaacggggaggaggggaagaagcccgccgccgccgccgccgctgctgatgatgctactgctgcagctgctcacAAAGCAGACAGTGAGACGACAAAAgagcaacggcagcaacaCCGCAACAAGCCTGCAGAGCACAGGCTGCTCATCTTCAGCGCCATGGGAAGCGACGGCCCCTCCTTCCGGTCCGTCCGCATGAAGGGCCGGCGCGCCGACTGCTTCGCCTGCTCCGACAAGCGCGGCCTGAGTCTCGAGTTCCTCGAGACATCGGCCGACTACGTGCAGTtctgcggcgtcgcgcagcccgTGTCGCTGTTGGCACCTCACGAGCGCGTCTCCGTAGACGAGTACCAAAGCCAGatgcgcatcgccgccgagggcccccatctcctcgtcgacgtgcggCCCGCTGAGCAGTTTAGCCTCGGCAGCatccccggcgccgtcaacgtcCCAATCAGCCGCTTCAACCGCGGGGAGCCCCTGccggagctcgaggacgccgtggAGAGGGGCGTGCCCGTGTATTTTTTGTGCCGCGTGGGCAACGACTCGCAGATTGCGACGCGCAAGTTCAAAGACCAGTTGGCGCGGGGCCACGGTGAGGGAGAGGCgttcgtcggcgacgttgcgGGAGGGCTAAAGGCGTGGAGAGACGCCTACGACAGCACGATGCCATTTATATAG
- a CDS encoding uncharacterized protein (EggNog:ENOG503PMTG), with translation MHGRRSWLHEEDPSQWLTITFVPDSSQGDVIARGLGHWGPIEHIPNDHVTRSWDRSPYNQRVLGVDQRPSSHESSGIDTPGTTGGFLPSHHKPMDRETLARNLDLEPEELSPFLDRHNNWKNDISYRIVGSTATLIRRAWGWRVTVEDDDKLLMAHTLHDPEWADVWDQHFEDRGEPNLRKWERYGALARHRRERAAHLGVEEWRVVPCGGNGGAGGPGGDDGKVGKACEWGCGTMKTAKVVTDYLKKARAKRLYADSDDEE, from the coding sequence ATGCATGGCCGACGCTCGTGGCTCCATGAAGAGGACCCCAGCCAGTGGCTGACCATCACCTTCGTGCCCGACTCTTCCCAGGGAGACGTCATCGCGCGCGGCCTGGGCCACTGGGGTCCCATCGAGCACATCCCCAACGACCACGTCACCCGCTCGTGGGACCGCTCTCCGTACAAccagcgcgtcctcggcgtcgaccaaCGACCCTCCTCCCATGAGTCCTCGGGCATTGACACCCCCGGCACCACCGGCGGCTTCCTCCCCTCTCACCACAAGCCCATGGATAGGGAGACCCTTGCGCGCAACCTGGACCTCGAACCCGAGGAGCTCTCCCCGTTCCTGGACAGACACAACAACTGGAAGAACGACATCTCCTACCGCATCGTGGGCAGCACCGCGACGCTCATCCGCCGCGCCTGGGGCTGGCGCGTgacggtcgaggacgacgacaagctgCTCATGGCGCACACGCTGCACGACCCGGAGTGGGCGGACGTCTGGGACCAGCACTTTGAGGACCGCGGCGAGCCCAACCTGCGCAAGTGGGAGCGCTacggcgcgctggcccgccaccgccgcgagAGGGCCGCGCAcctgggcgtcgaggagtgGCGCGTCGTGCCGTGCGGCGGCAACGGAGGAGCCGGCGGtcctggcggcgatgatggcaagGTCGGCAAAGCGTGCGAATGGGGCTGCGGCacgatgaagacggccaAAGTCGTGACCGACTACCTcaagaaggcgagggcgaagaggcTGTATGCGGActctgacgacgaggagtaG
- a CDS encoding uncharacterized protein (COG:S~EggNog:ENOG503P5Y0) — protein sequence MAPLPPTASSSSSKPSARALRQARVDGTIHPLLPSKLFRPDAAVSDSFLSTKRDRRTIRRSVFVSRVADSSAHSRTRTSSSSGRVSRRKSQKSREAKSRLGNLSALASALDDLQDDDGGGGDADDDQGRDAGEAARAGRIRHRSMKMTKGALKRKERIVRGEMHRFGVSMAKLAETTGPAAAADASSTAVTGSSATVSGVKDSGKLKGKAGDVAVAEGAKEPQQHHPSDTGNRWAALRGYISSTMEQNPAFRK from the exons ATG GCTCCCCTCCCGCCCactgcctcctcctcttcctccaagccctccgcccgcgccctccgccaagcccgcgtcgacggcaccatccaccccctcctcccctccaaGCTCTTccgccccgacgccgccgtctccgactCCTTCCTCTCCACCAAGCGCGACCGCCGCACCATCCGCCGCTCCGTCTTCGTCTCTCGCGTCGCCGACTCCTCCGCCCATTCCCGCACCCGtacctcttcctcctccggccGCGTCTCCCGCCGCAAGAGCCAAAAGAGCCGCGAGGCGAAGAGCCGCCTCGGCAACCTCTCCGCCCTGGCcagcgccctcgacgacctccaagacgacgatggcggcggtggcgatgctgatgatgatcAAGGCagggacgccggcgaggcagcCAGGGCGGGCCGCATCCGCCACCGCAGCATGAAGATGACCAAGGGCGCGCTCAAGCGCAAGGAGCGAATCGTGCGCGGCGAGATGCACCGCTTTGGCGTCAGCATGGCCAAACTcgccgagacgacgggccctgccgccgccgctgacgctTCTTCCACAGCGGTGACGGGCTCATCGGCCACTGTGTCTGGGGTCAAGGACTCTGGCAAGTTGAAAGGCAAAGCTGGTGATGTCGCCGTGGCAGAAGGTGCCAAAGAACCGCAGCAACATCATCCCTCCGATACGGGCAATCGGTGGGCGGCCCTGCGAGGCTACATTTCCTCCACCATGGAGCAGAACCCTGCGTTCAGAAAGTAG
- a CDS encoding uncharacterized protein (EggNog:ENOG503P1IY~COG:S) — MDTPSWALQPPYQSLDPPDSSPSPSAAAAALRGACHCGRITYRLSRDAPLDSKYCHCRDCQVLHGAPFQWAAIFHKADVAFDRGAVAGLRFYHSPSKCAEHVLPSKVACAHCGSLIMDEGRNMVLLFPTLLRFETKEQRRKFDVKCHIFYPQRVVNIPDGKPKWAGLDQKSELVKED, encoded by the exons atGGACACCCCAAGCTGGGCCCTTCAGCCCCCGTACCAGTCCCTGGATCCCCCGGActcatccccctccccctccgccgccgccgccgcccttcgcGGCGCCTGCCACTGCGGCCGCATCACCTACCGCCTCTCCCGCGATGCGCCCCTTGACTCCAAGtactgccactgccgcgaCTGCCAGGTTCTTCACGGCGCGCCCTTCCAATGGGCCGCCATCTTCCACAAGGCTGACGTGGCCTTTGACCGCGGCGCGGTCGCCGGTCTGCGCTTCTACCATTCGCCCTCCAAGTGCGCCGAGCACGTTCTGCCCTCCAAGGTCGCGTGCGCCCATTGCGGAAGCTTGATCATGGATGAAGGGCGCAACATGGTGTTGCTGTTcccgacgctgctgcgcttcGAGACGAAGGAGCAGCGTCGCAAGTTCGACGTCAA GTGCCATATCTTCTATCCACAACGTGTGGTTAACATCCCCGACGGAAAGCCCAAGTGGGCAGGGTTAGACCAGAAGTCTGAGTTAGTAAAGGAGGACTAG
- the PAM17 gene encoding TIM23 complex component (BUSCO:EOG09264HN5~TransMembrane:2 (i145-168o180-209i)~EggNog:ENOG503P3WS~COG:U) has translation MSASSLKAMASRWPSSAHSFARCCPRAAPTSTSTTTTKKASSFSTTTAAAARPVCLAQTALRPQQYTAVVVARSAQGGVATRARPSSIVSSAARCFSSSSRTYAAAASASSSSSSSGASSSSANPSKLDWNSFFKLRLRRRRIQLIFSVGAGVLGGAAGAIILSTGMAEPLVMQIPLDPFVTLGLMTLACAGMGWLVGPSIGNQVFYLLNHRYKAQMIQKEVEFFARVKKNRVDPSNSSAGNPVPDFYGEKIQSVAGYRQWLKDQRAFNKKKTANFV, from the exons ATGTCCGCGTCGTccctcaaggccatggcctcgcgctggccCAGCTCCGCCCACAGCTTTGCCCGCTGCTGTCCCAGAGCCGCTCCcacgtcgacctcgaccacgacgaccaagaaggcttcttccttctccaccaccaccgccgctgcggcgcgccccGTCTGCCTCGCGCAGACGGCCCTGCGGCCCCAGCAGTACAccgctgtggtggtggctcgcTCTGCACAAGGCGGCGTGGCCAcacgcgcccgcccgtccagcATCGtgtcgtccgccgcccggtgcttttcgtcttcgtctcgcACGTacgcagcggcggcctccgcttcttcctcttcctcctcctccggcgcctcctcctcatccgcGAATCCCTCCAAGCTCGACTGGAACTCCTTCTTCAAgctgcgcctccgccgccgccgcatccagCTCATCTTCTCCGTCGGCGCGGGTGTGCTCGGCggagcggccggcgccatcatcctctCCACGGGCATGGCCGAGCCGCTCGTCATGCAGATCCCCCTCGATCCCTTCGTCACGCTCGGCCTCATGACGCTCGCCTGCGCGGGCATGggctggctcgtcggccccAGCATCGGCAACCAGGTGTTTTACCTCCTCAACCATCGCTACAAGGCCCAGATGATCCAGAAGGAGGTCGAGTTCTTTGCCCGCGTCAAGAAGAATCGGGTCGACCCGTCCAACTCGAGCGCCGGCAACCCAG TGCCCGACTTTTATGGCGAGAAGATCCAGAGCGTGGCCGGGTATAGGCAGTGGCTGAAGGACCAGCGGGCGTTtaacaagaagaagacggccaaCTTTGTGTAA
- a CDS encoding uncharacterized protein (EggNog:ENOG503PMTG), protein MPLPPHLRALAQRRPPRLNAMDVEKLIDRLDKDEFQVRAITAYLERAGDQVAPDGDNSVKDEAWEGLASSLRDIRLASAAALNILEKRAQAASETESGTESETESEASGAESSAAGHMLRRVMATTGTTAFTRPGGGSSASSGQVTGPKPSTAHIRPPYWQPDGNFNRSSFNASDDPFVDGDKSSSLVPALPLSLHGSAPVPAAPGAASAKSPVILTPTSDPERRQLVLHPSEHFLTLSYHPEITELTWPRVPYIVDDSSPAPASSTTATNSQLASGGSRRVLLLDLPQDATVAQVLRSVRCYGGVMSATMLPVIAPQGAAAAQEKRAAALLEFVYTASAAGFVQVFNKNSHLVTFKDADGTVHVARAWLAPSDSYPVRPADHRLLSRGATRALKMAPVPEDTVWSVLSLLPVA, encoded by the exons ATGCCCTTGCCTCCGCATCTCCGGGCTCTggctcaacgccgcccaccccgccTCAACGCCATGGACGTTGAGAAACTCATCGACCGTCTGGACAAGGATGAGTTTCAGGTGCGAGCCATCACG GCGTACCTCGAGCGTGCTGGAGACCAGGTCGCtcccgacggcgacaactCCGTCAAGGATGAGGCTTGGGAGGggctcgcctcgtcgctccGGGACATTCGCCttgcgtccgccgccgccttgaaCATCCTTGAGAAGCGAGCACAGGCCGCTTCCGAGACTGAGTCCGGCACTGAGTCCGAGACTGAGTCCGAGGCCTCGGGCGCCGAGTCCAGCGCCGCTGGCCACATGCTTCGTCGTGTGATGGCTACTACTGGGACCACCGCCTTTACtcgacccggcggcggcagttcTGCTTCGTCTGGTCAAGTTACCGGACCAAAGCCATCAACGGCCCATATTCGTCCTCCGTACTGGCAGCCGGATGGCAACTTCAATCGCTCAAGCTTCAACGCAAGCGACGACCCctttgtcgacggcgacaagtcctcctcgctcgtgccggcgctgccccTTTCGCTCCACGGCAGTGCGCCtgtgccggccgcgcccggcgccgcctcggccaagaGCCCCGTCATCTTGACGCCGACCTCGGACCCTGAGCGTCGTCAGCTCGTTCTTCATCCGTCTGAGCATTTCCTGACCCTGTCGTATCATCCAGAGATAACCGAGCTAACGTGGCCCAGAGTTCCGTACATTGTCGAcgactcgtcgccggcgcctgctTCGTCCACTACGGCGACGAACTCGCAGTTGGCGTCGGGAggcagccgccgcgtgcTGCTTCTGGACCTGCCCCAGGACGCTACGGTCGCGCAGGTTCTTCGCAGCGTGCGCTgctacggcggcgtcatgagCGCCACCATGCTGCCCGTCATCGCACCCcagggagcagcagcagcgcaggagaagcgagccgcggcgctgctcgagtTCGTCTACAcggcgtctgcggcgggTTTTGTGCAAGTTTTCAACAAGAACAGCCATCTGGTCACGTTCAAGGACGCAGATGGCACGGTGCACGTCGCCCGTGCATGGCTTGCCCCCTCCGACTCGtatcccgtccgtccggcAGACCACCGGCTCCTGTCCCGAGGCGCCACGCGGGCGCTGAAGATGGCGCCCGTGCCGGAGGACACGGTGTGGTCGGTGCTGAGCTTGCTTCCGGTGGCGTAG
- a CDS encoding Ulp1 peptidase (EggNog:ENOG503NUJ2~MEROPS:MER0064210~COG:S) has product MPFRQRMARHFGDSLSPEKQYLSYYDVCLTVEDVKMLKNDWLTDNNIAFWEEYLERETLSRYPQAHIVLLRPSMSFLLMRDHDLKSVKTALPDFNKVTHVFMPINDNTNPSLPEGGSHWSLLLISVLDGLAFHYDSMGGVNVQEAHLATRKFGDIMGRRFRFINLDDTPQQENGSDCGVFVCLLMRHLLVKRLLSANAREKVSMSMSGKMVDSSGGRKEMLRIIENLRKEGERRRSRSASPFTNNKTPPRIE; this is encoded by the exons ATGCCCTTCAGACAGCGCATGGCGCGCCATTTTGGCGACTCG CTGTCCCCGGAGAAGCAGTACCTCAGCTACTACGACGTGTGCCTGACCGTTGAAGATGTTAAGATGCTCAAAAACGACTGGCTCACCGACAACAACATCGCCTTTTGGGAGGAGTATCTCGAGCGCGAGACGCTTTCTCGCTATCCTCAGGCTCACATCGTCCTGCTTCGGCCTAGCATGTCATTTCTCCTTATGAGGGACCATGATCTCAAGTCCGTCAAGACGGCGCTGCCCGACTTCAACAAGGTCACCCACGTCTTCATGCCCATCAATGATAACACCAACCCGAGTCTTCCAGAGGGCGGTAGCCACTGGTCTCTTCTACTCATctccgtcctcgacggccttgcctTTCACTACGACTCGATGGGCGGCGTGAATGTCCAGGAGGCACATCTCGCCACCCGCAAGTTCGGTGACATCATGGGCCGCCGATTCCGCTTCATCAATCTGGATGATACTCCCCAGCAGGAGAATGGCAGCGACTGCGGTGTCTTCGTTTGCCTCCTCATGCGCCACCTCCTGGTGAAGCGCCTTCTCAGCGCCAACGCCCGCGAAAAGGTTTCCATGAGCATGTCCGGAAAGATGGTCGATAGCAGCGGCGGTCGCAAGGAGATGCTTCGAATCATTGAGAACCTTCGCAAGGAAGGCGAGCGCCGACGATC GCGAAGCGCGAGCCCTTTTACCAACAACAAGACGCCACCTCGGATTGAATAG
- the lag1_3 gene encoding Sphingosine N-acyltransferase (EggNog:ENOG503NYZN~TransMembrane:8 (i67-85o105-134i155-174o194-216i228-246o252-271i283-307o358-379i)~COG:U), whose product MGIGSQPLAEAARVLVTQGRARTFSAAAAAMKPQGLATWFLVNQTRKKDLFRPPEPLPVADCRNAGIAFNLLSLLCLSHVCLPRSRPYTSQFLSLSGYNPSTGKYATASGDLCFVACCVVLLTGLRAAAIDYLLEPLGRRWGIASSKVVTRFAEQAWLVIFCGVSGPVGFWLYRSSPYYMSMTALWTDWPDRELAGPMKAYFLAQLAFWIQQIVVVNIETRRSDHWQMIGHHVVTVMLVGGSYAYHQTRVGNLIMVLMDTVELFLPLAKCLKYLQLRRACDATFVVFMLWWFAARHVLFLRICWSIYAELPRAVPPGCYAGGMNKLRGPLAVPDDWSHLFEPFYQPEGIICWYDGIRFAFLASLLFLQVLLMMWFVLIVRVAVRALQGEAVEDDREDDDYDGEKNDGQGQDEVDDRNSGNNSKDRGEHDRVVRGPAEMARQRTTSDEAE is encoded by the exons ATGGGCATCGGCTCGCAgcccctggccgaggcggcccgcgTGCTGGTCACCCAGGGTCGTGCGCGCACAttcagcgccgccgctgccgcaatGAAGCCCCAGGGCCTCGCGACGTGGTTTCTGGTCAATCAGACCCGTAAGAAGGATCTTTTTCGACCACCGGAACCCCTTCCCGTCGCTGACTGCCGGAACGCAGGAATCGCCTTCAActtgctgtcgctgctgtgcCTGTCCCACGTTTGCCTGCCTAGGTCCAGGCCGTACACGTCCCAATTCTTGTCGCTGTCTGGATACAACCCCAGCACCGGCAAGTATGCCACGGCCTCGGGAGACCTGTGCTTCGTCGCGTGctgcgtcgtgctgctgaccgggctccgcgccgccgccattgacTACCTCCTCGAGCCACTGGGCAGGCGATGGGGCATCGCCAGCAGTAAGGTGGTCACTCGCTTCGCAGAGCAGGCGTGGCTCGTCATCTTTTGCGGCGTCTCTGGGCCGGTTGGCTTT tgGCTCTACCGCTCGTCACCCTACTATATGAGCATGACGGCGCTCTGGACCGACTGGCCGGATCGCGAGCTGGCCGGCCCGATGAAGGCTTACTttctcgcgcagctcgcctTCTGGATCCAACAGATTGTCGTGGTCAACATTGAGACGCGACGGTCGGACCACTGGCAGATGATAGGGCATCACGTTGTCACCGTCATGCTGGTGGGTGGTTCGTACGCGTACCATCAGACCAGGGTCGGCAACCTCATCATGGTGCTCATGGACACAGTCGAGCTGTTTCTCCCG ctcgccaaGTGCCTCAAGTACCTGCAGCTCCGCCGGGCGTGCGACGCCACGTTTGTTGTTTTCATGCTGTGGTGGTTCGCGGCCCGGCATGTCCTCTTCTTGCGCATCTGCTGGAGCATCTACGCCGAGTTGccgcgcgccgtgccgcccggTTGCTACGCGGGCGGCATGAACAAGTTGCGAGGTCCGCTGGCCGTACCGGACGACTGGTCCCACCTGTTCGAACCCTTCTACCAGCCCGAGGGCATTATCTGCTGGTACGATGGCATTCGCTTCGCGTTTCTTGCCAGCCTGCTGTTCCTGCAGGTTCTGCTGATGATGTGGTTCGTGCTCATCGTACGggtggcggtgcgggcgctccagggcgaggcggtggaggacgaccgcgaggacgacgattACGATGGCGAAAAGAACGATGGCCAAGGCCAGGACGAAGTCGACGACAGAAACagcggcaacaacagcaaggACAGGGGCGAGCACGACCGCGTCGTGCGCGGGCCGGCCGAGATGGCGCGCCAAAGGACCacgagcgacgaggcagAGTGA
- a CDS encoding uncharacterized protein (EggNog:ENOG503PEDP~COG:B) — protein sequence MELGRPPIRTAAKLRDRRPKPKNRIVIPLSSKPRDYVPGSGPPLQRISLLPPADSTAYIVERILLPSPGLAPNGKPLPKRMTYIVGWRDLPAATLLVPAMKILNYVSPRALEEWEWDLEMQLDEDRKKLVEERKKELEQPVEERNRTGKKRGRPPAHTAIEAGAVAEEPETDAQARHKAGAMSLSTPNKKRLEEFEGLSDDENMSPSRQLARESAWETGDDSGEAYEGVMELDYDAVERAGWERPMDVFNEASDSRDTFGESALGPPNPLFGTSSGTQSPYETPPSTALSRERNPGNGALPNRGFVSFTPTNGTFTSQRADSAPLVKRERSSATRSKAEPRKTNPSKRPRPRPSTSSSSKSARASAPESKPVVDESGEPAWVVQCIQGVELYEVEGRGLVRYFKVLWEGEWPPDQNPTWEPEENLPANLVRNYCKQDRKRRRATARIKPASAKKPVPVPRTTATKARPPLPKPKLVAEKQYKSVSDAFTGGEEAEDLGLVGSWEESTPSGGEPSHQGGDDDADEELLVVDEAAEEPKATPSWRGAAGPFGAFLF from the coding sequence ATGGAGCTTGGGCGGCCCCCGAtacggacggcggcgaagctgcGCGACAGGAGGCCGAAGCCCAAGAACCGCATAGTAATTCCCCTGTCCTCGAAGCCGCGCGACTATGTTcccggcagcggcccgccgctgcagcgcatcagcctgctcccgcccgccgactcgACTGCCTACATCGTCGAGCGCATCCTGCTGCCCTCTCCCGGGCTGGCGCCCAATGGGAAGCCACTTCCGAAGCGGATGACCTACATTGTCGGTTGGCGGGATctgccggccgcgacgctgctcgtGCCGGCCATGAAGATCCTCAACTACGTGTCGCCCCGTGCGCTCGAGGAATGGGAGTGGGATTTGGAGAtgcagctggacgaggaccgCAAGAAGCTGGTTGAGGAGAGAAAGaaggagctggagcagccGGTCGAGGAGCGAAACAGGACGGGCAAGAAGAGaggacgcccgccggcgcataccgccatcgaggccggcgccgtggcggaggaGCCCGAGACAGATGCCCAGGCACGGCATAAGGCCGGTGCCATGAGCCTGTCCACGCCAAACAAGAAGAGACTGGAAGAGTTTGAGGGCCTGTCCGACGATGAGAATATGAGTCCATCGCGTCAACTGGCACGTGAGAGTGCATGGGAAACGGGAGATGACTCCGGGGAAGCATACGAGGGCGTCATGGAGCTGGACTACGACGCTGTTGAACGTGCGGGCTGGGAGCGGCCGATGGATGTCTTCAATGAAGCTTCTGACAGCCGAGATACATTTGGCGAGTCAGCTCTGGGACCGCCAAATCCCCTTTTTGGGACGAGCTCGGGGACGCAATCGCCATATGAGACCCCGCCGTCTACCGCCTTATCCCGGGAGCGGAATCCTGGCAATGGGGCTCTTCCCAACAGGGGTTTTGTCTCTTTCACCCCCACGAACGGGACATTCACATCACAAAGAGCCGACAGCGCCCCGCTCGTGAAACGAGAAAGAAGCTCGGCCACGAGGTCCAAGGCCGAGCCACGAAAAACAAACCCctcgaagaggccgaggccgaggccgagtaCGTCTTCGAGCAGCAAGTCCGCACGGGCGTCGGCCCCGGAGTCGAAGCCAGTGGTGGATGAAAGCGGCGAGCCAGCATGGGTCGTGCAATGCATCCAGGGCGTGGAGCTCtacgaggtcgagggccgcggcctGGTGCGCTACTTCAAGGTGTTATGGGAGGGCGAGTGGCCGCCGGACCAGAACCCGACCTGGGAGCCCGAAGAGAACCTACCCGCCAACCTCGTCCGCAACTATTGTAAGCAGGACAGGAAGCGGAGGCGGGCAACGGCACGAATAAAACCAGCCAGCGCAAAGAAGCCGGTCCCTGTACCCAGGACGACCGCCACCAAGGCGCGGCCACCACTCCCAAAGCCGAAGTTGGTCGCGGAGAAGCAGTACAAGTCTGTGAGCGACGCGTTCACaggaggcgaggaggcggaagACCTGGGGCTGGTGGGCTCCTGGGAAGAGAGCACGCCGAGCGGCGGAGAGCCGTCTCATCAGgggggtgatgatgacgccgacgaggagctgctggtggtggacgaggcaGCCGAGGAGCCAAAGGCCACACCGTCTTGGAGAGGGGCCGCGGGTCCGTTTGGAGCATTCTTATTTTGA